From the genome of Monomorium pharaonis isolate MP-MQ-018 chromosome 2, ASM1337386v2, whole genome shotgun sequence, one region includes:
- the LOC105835411 gene encoding elongation factor 1-beta' — translation MSVCDLKTDKGVGYLNDYLADRSYIEGYQPTQADAAVFEALGKPPTQSSNHHVRRWYNHIKTYDLKTLPGVKKVPDIFGASAKAPAPSSALASSTTKANDDDDDLDLFGSDEEEDAEAAKVREERLKAYADKKSKKPTVIAKSSVVLDVKTWGDEIDMQQVETAVRSIEMDGLLWGGSKLVPVGYGMSKLQIMCVIEDEKVSVDLLIEQIQDFEELVQSVDIASFNKI, via the exons ATGTCTGTCTGTGACCTGAAGACCGATAAGGGCGTCGGATACCTTAACGATTACCTCGCCGATCGCAGTTACATCGAGGG ATATCAACCAACTCAGGCTGATGCTGCAGTATTCGAGGCACTGGGAAAACCACCGACACAGTCTTCTAATCATCACGTACGCCGTTGGTACAACCACATAAAAACATACGATTTAAAGACACTTCCTGGAGTAAAGAAAGTACCTGACATCTTTGGCGCCTCAGCTAAGGCCCCAGCCCCATCCTCAGCCTTAGCTTCGTCCACAACAAAGGCAAACGATGATGACGATGACCTAGATCTATTTGGCTCAGACGAAGAAGAGGATGCGGAAGCAGCGAAAGTCAGGGAAGAAAGATTAAAGGCGTATGCGgacaaaaaatcgaaaaagcCCACGGTTATCGCCAAGTCAAGTGTCGTATTAGATGTAAAGACCTGGGGAGATGAAATTGATATGCAGCAAGTAGAAACTGCAGTGAGATCGATTGAAATGGATGGTCTTCTTTGGGGTGGAT caaaACTTGTTCCAGTGGGCTATGGCATGTCCAAGTTACAAATAATGTGTGTGATAGAAGACGAAAAAGTATCAGTGGATTTGCTGATTGAACAGATTCAAGATTTCGAAGAGTTAGTTCAATCTGTAGACATTGCTTCGTTCAACAAGatctaa